A window of the Fulvia fulva chromosome 3, complete sequence genome harbors these coding sequences:
- a CDS encoding Lysine-specific histone demethylase 1A yields MAGSAVAISETGYITTDAESSAVALGKDVNIAQHLLADEDDSSLSSAGTEVFDRSSNGSSTKEKWQLDANGKWQRYGSLDSAPSTGISSMSSSVAAEEIVLNAGSSNTPSRKRLADGSIKPTSPRPAQLPEAPIKIPILPEQPVVDPQVPVKRKRGRPRKHPLPEPKVPAPGATATTDPKPAAPAASTVPRSPKVVKPRVQAKARSSIPSRVPADVYATECIDAAYASRLDPYALHSGEHKLLADLLMYKEITVYLNIRNAILRLWTQNPMCTITAEEAAGCARGSRFFGLAEVAYRWLTRNGYINFGCVQVQKNPKIPKNFSKDARQRTVVVIGAGVSGLTTARQLESLFIQEASKWTDMGERPPRVIVLEGRDRVGGRVYSKPLRSQVKNSLPDGLRNTAEMGAMIITGFEHGNPLDIVIRGQLGLRYHLMKDALTIYDCDGEEVEEERDTLNTELYTDISDRAGEYRAEPQKQETLKGDEELINRCRDPAPDGYSAFQLEPIPMAQIKAHKPAARRGRRRNAPPGTEKLTGRSQVAEDSSAIHSAARAAKSMGWDIKDGVARNQSISLHRIANSSHYPTLGTVMDEAIVQYQELLDFTPLDMRLLNWHHANLEYANAAPVSQLSLSGHDQDTGNEFEGAHSEVIGGYTQVPRGLVNLPTKLDVRFNHVVDSIHYDDGEESHERLPTRVVCTNGEVIEADQVVMTAPLGVLKSNTIDFDPPLPRWKQGAISRMGFGLLNKVILLYDEPFWDDDRDMFGLLNDPEQQGSLEPSDYERRRGRFYLIWNATKISGRPMLIALMAGNAAHDAEWTETSILMNEVTARLRTVFTTKPVPAPLECIVTRWRRDPFARGTYSYVAPETRPGDYDTMAKPVGNLHFAGEATCGTHPATVHGALLSGLRVASDVIDHMAGVIKLPSPLVGPGPIKQEAKMEYAAHAQSNAPQQPSLQQATGTIPSVSISQTTTVQVNLPEGVPAIKQEEDATQLANVPTFQPTATPTAKSPGWVMKPAGPPAKSVCASDPSYWVAPSFDGSDLDYEAAIFATLLGQIGERPTKPGRPNVNPFIQYTKDKWEECAAFCAKQYANVSNQRNIVRTTLGKWWKAADDATKQPYLVQSQTAQELADSLRRDWDAKAAQWDIDAKRIKEEYMREHPPPKSYGKGDSNGVSKRKTNVSNCVVLDHI; encoded by the exons ATGGCTGGGTCGGCGGTGGCGATATCAGAGACTGGATATATCACAACCGATGCCGAGTCGTCAGCCGTGGCTCTGGGCAAAGATGTGAATATCGCTCAGCACTTGCTCGCCGACGAAGACGATTCGAGCCTATCATCAGCCGGCACCGAAGTGTTCGACCGAAGTTCGAACGGGTCATCAACAAAAGAAAAGTGGCAGCTTGATGCCAATGGCAAATGGCAGCGATATGGCTCTTTGGACTCCGCTCCGAGCACGGGCATATCTTCAATGTCCTCATCTGTCGCCGCCGAAGAAATTGTACTCAATGCGGGATCTTCTAATACTCCGTCTCGGAAGCGTCTGGCGGATGGCAGTATCAAGCCGACATCACCTCGACCTGCTCAGCTCCCAGAAGCTCCAATCAAGATCCCGATATTACCGGAGCAGCCAGTCGTCGACCCACAAGTACCTGTGAAGAGAAAACGTGGTCGACCTCGAAAACACCCACTCCCCGAACCAAAAGTACCTGCGCCTGGCGCCACAGCTACGACTGACCCGAAGCCAGCAGCACCAGCAGCATCCACTGTTCCTCGTTCACCGAAAGTCGTCAAGCCACGAGTACAGGCAAAAGCCCGTTCGTCAATACCATCCCGCGTACCTGCCGACGTGTACGCTACCGAATGTATCGACGCAGCTTACGCTTCCAGGCTCGATCCATACGCTCTGCATTCTGGTGAACACAAGCTTCTTGCCGACCTGCTGATGTACAAAGAAATCACAGTCTATCTCAACATTCGAAATGCAATACTCAGACTGTGGACGCAAAATCCTATGTGCACTATCACCGCCGAGGAAGCTGCCGGATGTGCGAGAGGAAGTCGGTTCTTTGGTCTTGCAGAAGTGGCCTATAGGTGGTTGACAAGGAACGGATATATCAATTTTGGTTGTGTACAGGTGCAAAAGAATCCGAAGATACCCAAAAACTTCAGCAAAGACGCTCGGCAACGCACAGTGGTCGTGATCGGCGCTGGCGTATCCGGTCTGACCACAGCCCGACAGCTAGAAAGTCTCTTCATTCAGGAAGCATCGAAGTGGACAGACATGGGCGAACGTCCACCTCGGGTCATCGTCCTGGAAGGCAGAGATCGAGTTGGCGGACGGGTGTACTCAAAGCCTTTGAGGAGTCAAGTAAAGAACAGCTTGCCGGATGGCTTACGAAACACGGCAGAAATGGGCGCCATGATCATTACAGGGTTCGAACATGGCAATCCGCTTGATATAGTCATACGTGGTCAGCTCGGGTTGCGATACCACCTTATGAAGGACGCGCTCACCATCTACGACTGTGACGGCGAGGAAGTGGAAGAGGAGAGAGACACATTGAACACCGAGCTGTACACGGACATTTCGGATCGTGCTGGAGAGTACAGAGCCGAGCCTCAAAAGCAGGAAACACTCAAAGGCGATGAAGAACTGATCAACAGATGTCGTGACCCAGCTCCCGATGGGTACTCAGCCTTTCAGCTCGAGCCAATTCCGATGGCACAGATCAAGGCCCACAAACCGGCCGCTAGACGTGGACGCCGGCGTAACGCGCCTCCTGGCACCGAGAAGCTGACCGGCCGAAGTCAGGTCGCCGAAGATAGCAGCGCGATACACAGTGCTGCTCGAGCTGCTAAGAGCATGGGATGGGACATCAAGGATGGAGTCGCCCGCAACCAAAGCATATCCCTACACCGTATCGCAAACAGCAGCCATTATCCGACACTGGGCACAGTCATGGACGAGGCGATCGTGCAGTATCAGGAACTGCTCGATTTCACTCCACTGGATATGCGACTTCTCAATTGGCATCATGCAAATCTCGAGTATGCGAACGCAGCGCCGGTCTCGCAGCTCAGCCTGAGCGGTCACGACCAAGACACTGGTAACGAGTTTGAGGGTGCACACTCTGAAGTTATCGGCGGCTATACGCAGGTGCCTCGTGGTTTGGTGAATTTACCAACGAAGCTCGATGTACGCTTCAACCATGTTGTCGATAGCATACATTATGACGATGGCGAGGAAAGCCATGAACGCCTTCCGACAAGGGTGGTATGTACCAATGGCGAAGTCATTGAGGCTGATCAAGTGGTCATGACGGCGCCGTTGGGCGTACTGAAGTCAAACACCATCGACTTTGACCCTCCGTTACCTAGGTGGAAACAAGGGGCGATAAGTCGAATGGGGTTTGGACTCCTCAACAAG GTCATCTTGCTCTACGACGAGCCGTTCTGGGACGACGATCGCGACATGTTTGGCCTGCTGAACGACCCTGAGCAACAAGGGAGCCTGGAGCCGTCCGACTACGAACGAAGGAGAGGGCGGTTTTACCTCATCTGGAACGCTACCAAGATCAGCGGCCGACCAATGCTCATCGCCCTCATGGCTGGCAATGCTGCACACGACGCCGAATGGACAGAAACTAGCATTCTGATGAACGAAGTCACAGCAAGACTGCGCACTGTCTTCACCACAAAGCCAGTGCCTGCGCCACTTGAGTGCATTGTTACGAGGTGGAGAAGAGACCCTTTCGCAAGAGGTACATACTCATACGTGGCACCTGAGACACGTCCTGGGGACTATGACACGATGGCCAAACCAGTGGGCAATTTGCACTTCGCTGGCGAGGCTACGTGCGGCACACATCCTGCCACAGTCCATGGAGCACTCTTGTCAGGCCTTCGTGTCGCTTCGGATGTCATCGACCACATGGCTGGCGTGATCAAGCTACCAAGTCCACTCGTTGGACCAGGCCCGATCAAGCAGGAAGCAAAGATGGAGTATGCCGCGCATGCGCAGTCAAATGCTCCGCAGCAGCCATCTCTACAACAAGCAACTGGCACGATACCTTCAGTGAGCATCAGCCAAACCACTACTGTGCAAGTGAACCTCCCAGAAGGGGTTCCGGCGATCAAGCAAGAGGAAGATGCGACGCAACTGGCGAATGTTCCGACATTCCAACCTACCGCAACACCGACAGCGAAGAGTCCTGGCTGGGTCATGAAGCCAGCTGGACCACCAGCGAAGAGCGTTTGTGCTTCTGATCCGTCGTACTGGGTGGCTCCATCATTTGATGGCTCCGACCTCGATTACGAAGCCGCAATCTTCGCAACTCTCCTCGGCCAAATCGGCGAGCGTCCCACCAAGCCCGGTCGTCCCAACGTAAATCCCTTCATCCAGTACACCAAAGACAAATGGGAGGAATGTGCAGCGTTCTGCGCGAAACAGTACGCCAACGTATCGAACCAACGCAACATTGTAAGGACTACCCTCGGAAAGTGGTGGAAAGCCGCGGACGATGCGACGAAGCAGCCATACCTGGTACAGAGCCAGACTGCACAAGAGTTGGCAGATTCTTTGCGAAGGGATTGGGATGCCAAGGCTGCCCAGTGGGACATAGATGCAAAGAGAATAAAAGAGGAGTATATGCGCGAGCATCCACCGCCGAAGAGCTATGGCAAGGGCGATAGCAACGGCGTGTCGAAGAGAAAGACCAATGTGTCCAACTGTGTTGTCCTGGACCATATTTAG
- a CDS encoding Ankyrin repeat domain-containing protein → MAGQQLDNGMDGAANPLGAALLRAICTGSVELVGAFIYAGANVNFRDTYGFGPMHYAARYGSPGIIRLLIRTGASVDDHDRKGESPLTHAIQAGICDLAECFICLGAALQEDHIAHAISAGDRSVLEMLLRYWRRSGRPDETLDPSLLAAIKQRDRRVVDVLLRNGAHASAEDDAGNTALTLAVETGDKEIAQLLLDYGAQPDCSPGMQYNLLVDALKYRHLAMVELLLSKEVV, encoded by the coding sequence ATGGCAGGACAGCAACTCGACAATGGCATGGATGGTGCTGCAAATCCTTTGGGGGCTGCTCTATTGCGGGCAATCTGTACTGGTAGCGTGGAACTGGTCGGTGCATTCATCTATGCTGGAGCCAACGTCAACTTCAGGGACACATATGGATTCGGGCCAATGCACTACGCGGCACGTTATGGATCGCCTGGTATCATTCGACTGCTTATTCGAACTGGCGCATCCGTCGACGACCACGACCGCAAAGGAGAGTCGCCTTTGACGCACGCTATCCAGGCTGGCATATGTGATCTAGCAGAGTGCTTCATCTGCTTGGGTGCCGCACTTCAAGAAGATCACATCGCTCATGCAATCAGTGCCGGCGACCGATCTGTTCTCGAGATGCTGCTCAGGTACTGGAGACGATCCGGCAGGCCCGACGAGACATTGGATCCATCCCTGCTCGCAGCCATCAAACAGCGGGATAGACGCGTCGTTGACGTTCTCCTTCGCAATGGTGCACATGCCTCGGCGGAAGACGATGCAGGAAACACTGCTTTGACACTGGCAGTCGAGACAGGTGACAAGGAGATCGCCCAACTACTGCTAGATTATGGCGCACAGCCCGACTGCTCACCGGGTATGCAGTACAACCTCCTTGTGGACGCGCTGAAGTATCGACATCTCGCAATGGTGGAACTATTACTGTCCAAGGAAGTTGTCTGA